The Streptomyces sp. HUAS CB01 genome has a segment encoding these proteins:
- a CDS encoding transglutaminase TgpA family protein: MSGRGRLALCAYAATLMAAAAMTPLVDPWTWLLQAAFLSALVSGAGAAARRVPLARPLTVAAQALLALLMLTLVFAREEAVLGLIPGPDALTTLGELLSAGAQDVGRYAIPAPATDGIKLMLIGGVLLIGLIVDALAVTYRSAAPAGLPLLALFSVAAGLSGGGAGWWWFLLAASGYLMLLLAEGRDRLSQWGRVFGGAPPRGRAGFDRGDGAAHAPVRTGRRIGVAALGVALVVHWSLPALGGGLIGQNGGGAGTGPGGGTINAVNPVVTLQDSLNQPESREWLKYKTNANATGDMYLRIMALDQFDGGAWKFSVRKVTDIPAELPRPEGLGSGVGTTEIRTNISAAGAYKQGWLPMPYPATKVAVDGKWRFDPARRTIVGDRGQTTGGLQYSVTSLQVRPSAQQLAEAPKAPAALLEEYTKVPDALPADVGSTALRVTRGAANDYERAVALQDWFAADGGFTYDTQVDSGGGVQAISRFLKNKEGFCIHFSFSMAAMARTLGIPARVAVGFTPGTPAADGAMSVSNQDAHAWPELYFEGVGWTRFEPTPTRGNAPDYTRAATPSGGPSSPASPEADASQAVPAAPSQSSDCSPQERRLGECGATAPQDVSVSEDEGPSLATVLMWTGAIAAVLLLPLLPMLWRTRLRRSRLGSEGRTAEEAAARTLLVWQEIADTAWDHGITPDESLSPRKAAARIVRLGGLEGAAADSVHRVAHAVEQVLYAPRPVPGTGLAEDAGRVRAGLAERAGRVDGLRALLLPRSAARVVWACSERWNVLTDRAATTRRRLLDRAMAQLRRPLRQRG; the protein is encoded by the coding sequence ATGAGCGGCCGTGGAAGGCTCGCGCTGTGCGCCTACGCCGCCACGCTGATGGCGGCGGCCGCGATGACGCCGCTGGTCGATCCGTGGACGTGGCTGCTGCAGGCCGCGTTCCTGTCGGCACTGGTCAGCGGGGCGGGCGCCGCGGCCCGGCGGGTACCGCTGGCGCGGCCGCTGACCGTGGCCGCCCAGGCCCTCCTGGCGCTGCTGATGCTCACGCTGGTCTTCGCCCGTGAGGAGGCCGTGCTCGGCCTGATCCCCGGGCCGGACGCCCTCACCACGCTCGGCGAGCTGCTGTCCGCCGGCGCGCAGGACGTCGGCCGGTACGCGATCCCGGCACCGGCGACCGACGGCATCAAGCTGATGCTGATCGGCGGGGTGCTGCTGATCGGCCTGATCGTGGACGCGCTGGCCGTGACGTACCGCAGCGCCGCCCCCGCGGGTCTGCCGCTGCTGGCCCTCTTCTCGGTGGCCGCCGGTCTCTCCGGGGGCGGGGCGGGCTGGTGGTGGTTCCTGCTGGCGGCCTCGGGTTATCTGATGCTGCTGCTGGCGGAGGGCCGGGACCGGCTGTCCCAGTGGGGCCGGGTCTTCGGTGGCGCACCGCCCCGCGGCAGGGCGGGGTTCGACCGCGGGGACGGGGCCGCCCACGCACCGGTGCGCACCGGCCGGCGGATCGGGGTGGCCGCGCTCGGGGTCGCCCTGGTCGTCCACTGGTCGCTCCCGGCACTCGGGGGCGGGCTGATCGGCCAGAACGGCGGCGGTGCGGGCACGGGCCCGGGCGGCGGCACCATCAACGCGGTGAACCCGGTGGTGACGCTGCAGGACAGCCTGAACCAGCCCGAGAGCCGGGAATGGCTCAAGTACAAGACGAACGCGAACGCCACCGGTGACATGTATCTGCGGATCATGGCACTGGACCAGTTCGACGGCGGGGCATGGAAGTTCTCGGTCCGCAAGGTCACCGACATCCCCGCCGAGCTGCCGCGCCCTGAGGGCCTGGGCAGTGGGGTCGGCACGACGGAGATCAGGACGAACATCTCCGCCGCCGGTGCCTACAAGCAGGGCTGGCTGCCCATGCCGTACCCCGCCACCAAGGTGGCCGTGGACGGCAAGTGGCGCTTCGACCCCGCCCGGCGCACGATCGTCGGCGACCGGGGGCAGACGACCGGCGGGCTGCAGTACTCCGTCACCAGCCTCCAGGTGAGGCCCTCCGCGCAGCAGCTCGCGGAGGCGCCGAAGGCCCCGGCGGCGCTGCTGGAGGAGTACACCAAGGTCCCGGACGCGCTGCCGGCCGACGTGGGGTCCACGGCGCTGCGGGTGACACGCGGCGCCGCGAACGACTACGAGCGGGCGGTCGCGCTCCAGGACTGGTTCGCCGCGGACGGCGGCTTCACCTACGACACCCAGGTGGATTCGGGCGGCGGCGTCCAGGCGATCTCCCGCTTCCTGAAGAACAAGGAAGGGTTCTGCATCCACTTCTCGTTCTCCATGGCCGCGATGGCGCGGACGCTGGGGATACCGGCCCGGGTAGCGGTGGGCTTCACCCCCGGCACGCCTGCGGCCGACGGAGCGATGTCGGTGAGCAACCAGGACGCCCACGCCTGGCCCGAGCTGTACTTCGAGGGCGTGGGGTGGACCCGGTTCGAACCGACGCCGACGCGGGGCAACGCGCCCGACTACACGCGTGCGGCCACCCCGTCCGGCGGGCCGAGCAGCCCTGCGTCGCCGGAGGCCGACGCGTCGCAGGCGGTGCCCGCCGCCCCGTCGCAGTCGTCCGACTGCTCCCCGCAGGAGCGGCGGCTCGGCGAGTGCGGCGCCACGGCGCCGCAGGACGTCTCGGTGTCGGAGGACGAGGGCCCGTCGCTCGCGACGGTCCTGATGTGGACCGGGGCGATCGCCGCCGTGCTGCTGCTCCCGCTGCTGCCGATGCTCTGGCGGACGAGACTGCGCAGGTCCCGGCTCGGCTCCGAGGGACGTACGGCCGAGGAGGCCGCGGCGCGGACGCTGCTGGTCTGGCAGGAGATCGCCGACACCGCCTGGGACCACGGCATCACGCCGGACGAGTCCCTGTCCCCGAGGAAGGCAGCCGCCCGCATCGTCCGGCTCGGCGGGTTGGAGGGCGCAGCCGCTGACTCGGTCCACCGGGTGGCCCATGCGGTGGAGCAGGTGCTGTACGCGCCGAGGCCCGTCCCGGGAACGGGGCTGGCCGAGGACGCCGGCCGGGTGCGGGCGGGTCTCGCGGAGCGGGCCGGCCGCGTCGACGGCCTGCGGGCGCTGTTGCTGCCACGCTCCGCCGCCCGTGTCGTCTGGGCCTGCTCGGAGCGCTGGAACGTCCTCACGGACCGCGCGGCCACCACCCGCCGCCGGCTCCTGGACCGCGCGATGGCCCAGCTGCGCAGACCGCTGCGGCAGCGCGGCTGA
- a CDS encoding DUF3040 domain-containing protein codes for MPLSEHEQRMLEQMERALYAEDPKFATALEGSGLRTYTRRRVYQAVAGFLVGIALLMAGMVAQQIWISVVGFLVMLGCAVLAVTGWRKAPKPGEQSGPGAEATRRQPRQRRSMMDRIEQRWQRRRDEQGH; via the coding sequence GTGCCGCTCTCGGAGCACGAGCAGCGAATGCTCGAGCAGATGGAGCGAGCGCTGTACGCCGAAGATCCCAAGTTCGCGACAGCGCTTGAGGGAAGCGGGCTGCGTACGTACACCCGACGACGGGTCTACCAAGCGGTCGCCGGCTTCCTGGTGGGTATCGCGCTCCTCATGGCCGGAATGGTCGCCCAGCAGATCTGGATCAGCGTGGTGGGTTTTCTCGTCATGCTCGGCTGTGCGGTCCTGGCGGTCACCGGCTGGCGCAAGGCGCCCAAGCCGGGTGAGCAAAGCGGCCCCGGGGCCGAGGCCACGCGCCGACAGCCCAGGCAGCGCCGGTCGATGATGGACCGGATCGAGCAGCGGTGGCAGCGCCGCCGCGACGAGCAGGGGCACTGA
- a CDS encoding methyltransferase: MPPVRPRRGETPSRASLRTAVVWEVLRDALDRRVKATGRDALDVLDTGGGSGNFAVPAARLGHRVTVVDPSPNALFALERRAAEAGVADQVRGVQGDVHGLFDVVERGGFDAVLFHGVLEYVEDPAEGVRNAVEALRPGGALSLLAAGLGGAVLARALAGHFTEARRALGDPAGRWGEGDPTPHRFTVEQLTQLVGDSGLEIRSVHGVRVFADLVPGVLVDTEPGALEALLKLEEAAAESPAFHAVAGQLHVLGEKHG, encoded by the coding sequence CGTCCCTTCGCACGGCCGTGGTCTGGGAGGTGCTCAGGGACGCACTGGACCGACGGGTCAAGGCGACCGGACGGGACGCCCTGGACGTCCTCGACACCGGCGGCGGCTCCGGCAACTTCGCCGTGCCCGCGGCCCGCCTCGGCCACCGCGTCACCGTGGTCGACCCCAGTCCGAACGCGCTGTTCGCGCTGGAGCGCCGGGCGGCCGAGGCCGGGGTGGCCGACCAGGTGCGCGGGGTCCAGGGCGATGTGCACGGGCTGTTCGACGTGGTGGAGCGCGGCGGCTTCGACGCCGTGCTGTTCCACGGCGTGCTCGAGTACGTCGAGGACCCGGCCGAAGGCGTGCGGAACGCGGTGGAGGCGCTGCGCCCCGGCGGCGCCCTGAGCCTGCTCGCCGCGGGGCTCGGCGGCGCCGTGCTGGCCAGGGCCCTGGCGGGGCACTTCACCGAGGCCCGGCGGGCCCTCGGCGACCCGGCGGGGCGCTGGGGCGAGGGCGACCCGACGCCGCACCGGTTCACGGTCGAGCAGCTGACGCAACTCGTCGGCGACTCGGGACTGGAGATCCGTTCCGTGCACGGTGTCCGGGTCTTCGCCGACCTGGTCCCGGGCGTGCTCGTGGACACCGAGCCGGGGGCGCTGGAAGCCCTGCTCAAACTGGAGGAGGCCGCCGCCGAGTCGCCCGCGTTCCACGCCGTCGCCGGCCAGCTCCACGTCCTCGGCGAGAAGCACGGCTGA